The proteins below come from a single Bordetella genomosp. 11 genomic window:
- a CDS encoding peptidylprolyl isomerase, producing the protein MMRSVFLPASLTRAVLMLVACVALPMAAVAQSQAPSHGRPAAQNRKPAAKPAAPAPAPADTAAPSSAAQGDQFADGIAAVVNKDVITMREVNEGVKTATQELSRQNIQLPDVKVLQRQVLQRLIMEDLQRQEAKRLNIRIDDAQVDQAIGTVAQRNQMSTEQLRQAIEKQGVSWQAYRKNIRSEVLADRLRQRTVDASLVISDADVDAFLKEQQRRQGALGAAPAGPGPAAAAAPQAQVPAGPEIVGLAQILVRVPESASREQVAGLRKKAEDILARLKGGADFASIAAASSDGPEALQGGAMGDRPLEGWPDLFVNAIGNLKKGDISGIIQSGNGFHILKVLDRRAAGAPAPARNPAQTPATAPAAPPPNPSSDGAVPLPQGPVQVTQTHARHILIKTSAVMTDDEARQRLELLRQRIVEGHEDFGALARQNSQDATAPQGGDLGWLNPGETVPEFEQAMNALQPGQVSEPIHSRFGWHLIQVLERRQKDVKDEVERLQARRVLFERRSELAFDDYLEQLRDQAYIDNRLEKRDQQASQDSGTR; encoded by the coding sequence ATGATGCGTAGTGTGTTTTTGCCGGCCAGCCTTACGCGCGCCGTCCTGATGCTGGTTGCCTGCGTCGCGCTGCCCATGGCGGCGGTCGCGCAATCGCAAGCCCCGTCCCACGGACGACCCGCCGCGCAAAACCGCAAACCGGCCGCGAAGCCGGCCGCGCCCGCGCCGGCGCCGGCTGACACGGCCGCCCCGTCGTCGGCCGCGCAAGGCGACCAGTTTGCCGACGGTATCGCGGCTGTAGTGAACAAAGACGTCATCACGATGCGGGAAGTCAACGAGGGTGTGAAGACCGCCACCCAGGAATTGAGCCGCCAGAACATCCAGTTGCCCGATGTGAAGGTCCTGCAGCGCCAGGTGCTGCAGCGCCTGATCATGGAAGACCTGCAGCGCCAGGAAGCCAAGCGCCTGAACATCCGTATCGACGATGCGCAAGTGGACCAGGCGATCGGCACCGTGGCCCAGCGCAACCAGATGTCGACGGAGCAGCTGCGCCAGGCCATCGAAAAACAAGGGGTCTCCTGGCAGGCCTATCGCAAGAATATTCGCAGCGAAGTGCTGGCGGATCGCCTGCGTCAGCGCACGGTCGACGCCAGCCTGGTGATTTCCGATGCGGACGTCGATGCCTTCCTCAAGGAGCAGCAGCGCCGCCAGGGCGCGCTGGGCGCGGCGCCCGCCGGGCCGGGACCGGCCGCCGCGGCCGCGCCGCAGGCCCAGGTGCCGGCCGGTCCGGAAATCGTCGGTCTGGCGCAGATCCTGGTACGTGTGCCGGAAAGCGCGTCGCGGGAACAGGTGGCCGGGCTGCGCAAGAAAGCAGAGGACATCCTGGCGCGCCTGAAGGGCGGCGCCGATTTCGCCAGCATCGCGGCCGCCAGCTCCGACGGTCCGGAAGCCTTGCAGGGCGGCGCGATGGGCGATCGGCCGCTGGAAGGCTGGCCCGATCTGTTCGTCAATGCCATTGGCAACCTGAAGAAGGGCGACATATCGGGCATTATCCAGAGCGGTAACGGCTTCCATATCCTGAAGGTGCTGGACCGTCGCGCTGCCGGCGCGCCCGCGCCGGCGCGCAATCCTGCGCAGACGCCGGCCACGGCGCCCGCCGCGCCGCCGCCCAACCCCAGCTCGGACGGTGCCGTCCCGCTGCCGCAAGGGCCCGTGCAGGTCACCCAGACGCATGCGCGGCATATCCTGATCAAGACCTCCGCCGTCATGACCGACGACGAGGCGCGCCAGCGCCTGGAGCTGCTGCGCCAGCGTATCGTCGAGGGCCATGAAGATTTCGGCGCCCTGGCCAGGCAGAATTCGCAGGATGCCACGGCGCCGCAAGGCGGCGATCTGGGATGGCTCAATCCCGGCGAGACCGTTCCGGAATTCGAACAGGCCATGAATGCCTTGCAGCCCGGTCAGGTCAGCGAGCCCATCCATAGCCGCTTCGGATGGCACCTCATCCAGGTACTGGAGCGTCGGCAAAAAGACGTCAAGGACGAGGTCGAACGCCTGCAGGCACGCCGCGTGTTGTTCGAACGGCGTTCGGAACTGGCCTTCGACGATTACCTGGAACAGCTGCGCGACCAGGCTTATATCGATAACCGGCTGGAAAAGCGGGACCAGCAGGCCAGCCAGGACAGCGGTACGCGATAA
- the rsmA gene encoding 16S rRNA (adenine(1518)-N(6)/adenine(1519)-N(6))-dimethyltransferase RsmA, whose product MPQHQARKRFGQHFLVDEGVIDAIVRAIGPAPDDCMIEIGPGLSALTRPLLARVRRLNVVEIDRDLAERLRRDHAPDRLAVVEADALTVDFSQFGNDLRIVGNLPYNISSPILFHLMTVSERVRDQHFMLQREVIDRMAAHPSSSDYGRLSVMLQSRYRIEKLFDVPPEAFDPPPRVVSAVVRMVPLPADRIRPRSEAALEQVVARAFAQRRKMLRRALAEWAPHVPWDDLGIAPTARAEEVPVEKFIALADVLLSAGLVGPDRPHSAELDA is encoded by the coding sequence ATGCCCCAGCACCAGGCGCGTAAAAGGTTCGGACAGCATTTCCTGGTCGACGAGGGCGTCATCGACGCCATCGTCCGTGCCATAGGGCCCGCTCCGGACGATTGCATGATCGAAATCGGCCCGGGCCTGTCGGCGCTGACGCGGCCCCTGCTGGCCCGCGTGCGGCGCTTGAACGTCGTCGAAATCGACCGGGACCTTGCCGAACGCCTGCGGCGCGACCATGCGCCCGACCGTCTCGCGGTTGTCGAGGCGGATGCACTGACGGTGGATTTCTCGCAGTTCGGCAACGACCTGCGTATCGTCGGCAATCTGCCGTACAACATTTCCAGCCCCATCCTGTTCCATCTAATGACGGTCAGCGAGCGGGTGCGGGACCAGCATTTCATGCTGCAGCGTGAAGTCATCGATCGCATGGCGGCGCATCCATCGTCGTCCGATTATGGACGGCTGTCGGTGATGCTGCAGTCGCGCTACCGCATCGAAAAGCTTTTCGACGTTCCGCCGGAAGCCTTCGACCCGCCGCCGCGGGTTGTCTCCGCGGTCGTGCGCATGGTGCCGTTGCCGGCGGACCGCATCCGGCCGCGCAGCGAAGCGGCGCTGGAGCAGGTCGTGGCGCGCGCATTCGCGCAGCGGCGCAAAATGCTGCGCCGGGCCCTGGCGGAATGGGCGCCGCACGTGCCTTGGGACGATCTGGGCATCGCGCCCACCGCGCGCGCCGAAGAAGTTCCCGTGGAAAAATTCATCGCCCTGGCGGACGTCTTGCTCAGTGCCGGGCTGGTCGGGCCCGATCGGCCGCATAGCGCGGAACTGGACGCCTGA